From the Thermus thermamylovorans genome, the window GTCCTGGAAGTGCCGGTAGGCGGGGGTTCCGGGCCGGGGGGAGTAGATGAACATGTAGGCCTGGTCGTAGCCCACCTCGTCGTACAGGGAGAGGGTTTCCTGGAAGTCCTCCTCCGTTTCCCCGGGGAAGCCCACGATGATGTCCGTGGAAAGCACGGCGTCTGGCAAAACCTCGCAGATCCTCCGGATGCGCTCCAGGTAGTGCGCCCGGCGGTACTCCCGGGCCATGCGCCGGAGGACCCGGTCGGAGCCCGATTGCACCGGCAGGTGGATGTAGCGGGTGATGGCGGGGGTCTCGGCGATGGCCTCTAGGATGTCGTCGGTGAAGTTCACCGGGTGGCTGGTGAGGAAGCGCACCCGGGGGATGCCCATCCGCCCCACCAGGCGGAGGAGCTCGGCAAAGCTGGGGAAGCCCGGCTGGTCCTTGCCGTAGGAGTTCACGTTCTGGCCCAGGAGGGTGACCTCCACCACCCCCGCCGCCCTCAGCTGCTCGATCTCCTTCAGGATCAGGTCCGGGTGGCGGGAGACCTCGGGCCCCCGGGTGGTGGGCACGATGCAGTAGGTGCAGTGGTGGTTGCACCCGCGGATGATGGTGACGTGGGCGGATAGGGCCCCTTTAGGGGGCGGGGGGATGTAGTCCAGGAGGTCCTCCTTGAAGGTGAAGTCCCAGAAGCGCTCGTTCCCCTTCAAGGCCTCGGGCAAGGAGGTGAGGGCCCCGGGGCCCAAGAGCACGTCCACCCCGAACTTGCGGGCCATCTGCTGGCCCTCGTCCAACTGGGCCAGGCAGCCCATGAGGCCGATAAGAAGGCCCCGGCGCTCCTTTTCCTTGCGAAGCTGGCCCAGAAGGGAGCGCACCTTCTCCACGGGCTTGCCCCGCACGGCGCAGGTGTTCACCAGGACGAAGTCCGCCTCCTCCACGCTCTCCACCAGCTCCCACCCCAGGCTGACGAGCTCGCTAGCTACCAGGTGGGAGTCGTACTCGTTCATCTGGCATCCAAAGGTGATGATGTGCGCCCGCATAGGTCTCCTGGGGCTTCCGGGGGGATCCCAGGCCCCGCGCCCTTCAGTGTAGCAGGCCCGGGAAGGGGTGGGAGTCTTTCCTCGAACCACCCCTCGCGTTGCCCTCAAGCGCCAAGCGTACGAAAGCCACCCTACCGATCCGCACCAAGTTGACAGGGGGGAGCGAAGACCCTAGAATAGCGATGTACCAACCGAATGGTCGGTAAGGAGGCAGACCATGGGATGGAAGAAGCTGTTGGGAATCGGCATCCTAGCCTTTCTGGTTCCTCCCACCCTAGCCCAGGGGGACTTTCGCTGGCCCAGGCAGATCCTCTTCGGCTCCACGGAGGTAGGTACTGCAGGCTACTCCCTCCTCATAGCCTGGTCTGCGGAGTTTACGGCCAACACGGGGGTGCAGGCTAGGGTTTCGCCTGGGGCCACACCTACAATCACCTCTTGGCTTTTCGAACGGCGTGTAGAGTTCACATCTGCCCCCCTGACGGTGCTGGTGGAAACCATGGACGGAGAACCCGGCTACCGCCCCGGACCCCTGCGGGTGGTGTTTCCCGCTATCCTCACCCCTTGGGGCCTCATGACCCGGGGCGATACCCCCTACCGCCGAGTGCAAGATATCGGCCCTGGGGTAAGGTTGGCTTGGCCTCCCTTCTCCTACTTTCACCGCATATTAGACGGCTTACTTGCTTGCCGAGGTCTCACGCGCGACCAAGTCCGTCTGGTACCCGTTGCCAACTACAGCGCCAACTCCAGGGTCATCGCCGAGGGGAGCGCCGACATAGCCTTCACCTCGCCCGTCTCGGATGTCAATGTGGAGGTGGAGGGCAATCCCAGGGGGATTCGATGGCTTCCCGTACCCACAGCCCAAGAAGACCGCACTTGCCTCCAACGCTGGCAGCGGGAATATCCCTTACTGGCCCTAATGCGCTCCGCCGATCTCGGCGTCCAATCCGCGAGGGGCGTGCGCATGTTCGTCATCCCGAGCGTCTACTACACCCGGGCGGACGTGAGCGAAGATTTGGTCTACCACCTGGTGAAGTGGCTGGATGAGAACCACGCCCTCTACCGGGAGAAGCACGCCATGGCCCGCTTCCAGACCCTGGAAAGCCTGCGCTTCGTTGTGGAGAACATGGCTGTTCCCCTGCATCCAGGCACGGTGCGCTACCTGAGGGAAAAAGGCCTCTGGACACAAGAGATGGAACGTAGGCAACAGGCAACAGTGCGCCTGGTGGACCAGTACACCACCCTCTACGAACGTGCGGTGGAGCTGGCCCGGGCCCGTCGTGTCTCCACAGACCCCGCCAGCGAAGCCTGGCAGCGGTTCTGGCGCGACTTCCTTGCGCAAAACCGCGTGCCCCGCTTCTCGGAAGCTTGGCGGCCCTAGGCCATGGAGGGCCGCTTCCCACACCTCCCTTCTTGGGCTAAGGCCTGGGTGCTTCTCAGCGCCGCTCTGGGCCTGGGTCTCGTCCTCTATTACCTCTTCGGCACCCCCCTCACCGGCAGAGCGCTTCTGGACTTCAGCTATTACTGGCTCCTCGTAGCCCTCTTCCTCCCCCTTACCTTCCTCCTCTTCCCCGGGCAGGGAGGTGAGGCCCGTCCCCGGGGGTATGACTACGCTCTGGGCCTGGGCACCCTAGGGGCAGGAGCCTTGCTGGCCTGGCACGGCCCCTCCATGGTCCTAAGGCCCTGGACCAACCCGGAAGCTCCTTGGCAAGTGGGCCTGGCCCTTTTCCTCCTTCTGGCCGTCCTGGAGGGAGGCCGGCGGGTAGGGGGGCTTGGCTTCAGCCTGGTGGCCCTCCTGCTGGCGGCTTACCCCCTGGTGGCCCCCTACATGCCCGGCCTCCTCTGGGGCCCCCCTCTTCCCTGGACCGAGGTTCTGGGCTACGCCATCTACTCCACCCAGGGGCTTCTGGGCCTGCCCATGCGCACCGTGGGGGAACTCCTGGTAGGCTTTCTTATCCTGGCAGCTTTCCTGGTGGCCACGGGCGCAGGGGAGGTCTTCCTAAAGGTGGCCTCCGCCCTCTTCGGTTGGACCCGGGGCGGGGCGGCCAAGGTCAGCGTGGTGGCCAGCGGCTTCTTCGGCAGCCTAAGCGGCAGCATCCTCTCCAACGTGGCCAGCACCGGGAGCCTCACCATCCCCGCCATGATCCGTTCCGGTTTCGGCCGGGCCTATGCCGCCGGGGTGGAGGCCTGCGCCTCCACGGGGGGCGTGCTCATGCCCCCGGTGATGGGGGCCGTGGCCTTCGTGATGGCAAGCCTTTTGGGCATCCCCTACGGCCAGGTGGTGGCAGCCGCAGTCATCCCCTCCTTCCTCTACTACCTTTCCCTTTTCGCCCACGTAGACCTGTACGCGGCCAAACATGGCCTCCGAGGGCTTCCCCGCGCGGAGCTTCCTCCTTTGGCAAGGAGCCTGAGAGAAGGGCTCCCCTTCCTCCTGGTCCTGGGTTTCCTGGTGTTCGCCCTGCTTTACCTAAGGTTGGAGCGCCTGGCTCCCTTCTACGCCTTGGCTGCCCTGCTTCCCCTCCTTCTCCTTCAAGGCAAGCTTTCCTGGGCAAACCTCCACCGGGGACTGGTGGCCTCCGCCTCCCTCGTCAGCCAGACCCTGGCTCTGATCCTGCCCGTGGGCCTCATCCTGGCAGGGCTCGTGGGTACCGGCGTGGCGCCTGCGCTAACAGGTGCCTTAGTGCAAATGGGGCAGGCCAACCTCTTCCTCGTCCTCCTGGTGGGGGTCGCCATCGCCTTTCTCCTGGGCATGGCCGGGGTCATGGTGGCGGCCTACATCCTGCTGGCGGTAACCCTGGCCCCGGCCCTGGTGCGCCTGGGCGAGTTCGTCCCCTTAGCGGTTCACCTCTTCATCGCCTACTGGTCCATGCTTTCCGCCATCACCCCCCCGGTGGCGGTGGCCGCTTTCCTGGCCGCCCGCTTGGCCGGAGCCCATCCCATGGCGGCGGGCCTCGAGGCGGTTAAGCTAGGGCTCGCCATCTACTTCCTCCCCTTCTTCTTCCTGTTTGAACCTGCCCTGATCCTTCACGGGGATGCGGTCTCCGTCCTGTACCACATCCCCCTGGCAGCCCTGGGGATTCTGCTCCTGGTAGGGGGCCTCGAGGGGCAGCTTTGGGGCCTGGGTCCCCTTCCCCTTTGGACCCGCCCCCTGTACGTTGTGGGAGGCATCCTCCTTGCGGTTCCCGAAACCCTCACCAGCCTCCTCGCCGCACCCGCCTTGCTGGCGGCCAGCCTCTGGCTTTGGTCCAGGCGCCGGGCAACAACCCGCAAGAAGGCTCCCCTCGGAGGGAGCAGTGAGAACAAGAGGTGATGCCCCATGAAGGCCAGGGAGAGCGCCCACAGGTGGCTTCAGGAAAGGGAGATTTCCTTCGTCTTCGGCAACCCCGGCTCCACCGAGCTGCCTTTCCTCCTCGGACTGGAAAAGGCCAGCCGGTACGTTCTGGCGCTCCACGAGGGGGTGGCGGTGGCCATGGCGGAAGGGTACGCTCAGGCTAGCGGGCAGGTGGCCTTCGTTAACCTGCACGCAGCCCCGGGCCTGGGCAACGCCATTGGAGCCTTGTACAGTGCCTTGAAAAACCGCTCCCCCCTGCTGGTCACCGTGGGCCACCAGGACCGCCGGCACCTCTTCCGGGAACCCCTTCTCTCCGGACCGCTTTTGGAAATGGCCCGGTCCGTTTCCAAGGCCGTTTGGGAAGTGCACCGGGGCGAAGACCTGCCGGAAGCCCTGGAGAGGGCCTACCACCTGGCCCTGACCCCCCCGCGGGGACCCGTGGTGGCGGTGCTCCCCATGGACCTCTGGGAGGAAGAAGCAGCCCCGCCCCGACTCAAAACCCTCCTACCCCCCGGCGCCCCCCAAGGGCTCGAGGCCCTCGCCAGCGCCCTCTCCCGCGCGGAAAACCCCGCCCTGATCCTGGGCGGGGGATCCCAAGCTCCCGCAGCCCGTAAGGCAGCGCTGCGGCTGGTGGAAGCCCTCCCGGCAGTGGTCTTTTCCGACCCTATAGGCCCCCGGCATCCCTTTCCCACAAGCCACCCCCTCTACCGCGGGGTTTTGCCCCCCGTGGCCGCCCAACTGCGGAACCAGCTTGCCCCCCACGACCTGGTCCTGGTAGTCGGCGCACCCTGCTTCCTCCTCTATCCCTACACCCCGGGTCCCCCGATCCCCGAGGGAAGCCATGTAGTCCTTCTGACGGACGACCCGGCCGAAGCCGCCCGGGCAGAGGCCCATGAGGTCTACCTGGGGGATGTGGCCGAAGGGCTGCGCTTGCTGGCGGGAGCGGTAAGGCCCTCGGGGCGCCCCTGGCCCTCGAGGCCTCCTTCACCTCCCTCCCCACCTGCCCCTCTGCCCTCTGGCCCCAGGGGCTTAAACCCCTTGTATGTCGTGGAGCGCTTAGCTCAGGCCCTAACAGGGCGGTTCGTGGTGGACGAAGCGATATCCCTAAGCCCACCCTTTCGCAAAGCCCTTAAGGTGGAGGAGGGCCGTTACCTGCATAGCGCCAGCGGAGGGCTGGGGTTTGCCCCGGCGGCAGCGGTGGGTGCCGCCCTGGCGGGGGAGGCTGTAGCGGCGGTGGTGGGAGACGGGGCATTCCTGTTTGCGCCGCAAGCCCTTTACACCGCCAAGGTCCACGGGTTGGACGTGGCCTTTATCGTCCTCAACAACGCAGGCTACGGAATCCTGAAGGGGTTCGCTGAAGCCCTCTACCCTGGTCAGGGGGAAAGGGTGCCGGGCCTCTCCTTAAGCGGGGTGGACTTCCTGCTCTTGGCCCAGGCCTTCGGCGTGCAAGGGTGGAGGGCGGACACCCCGGAGGCCCTCGAGGAAGGCCTCGCCTACATGGGCCAAGGGCCGTTCCTCTTAGAGATACGCCTGGATCCCACGCCCCACCGGATCTTCTGAAGCCGGGGATTAACATGGAGCTTTCTCGTGAAATAGGAGCTTTGGAGAGGGGCTTTCTAGCTCTGGAAAAAGCGGCGGGCAAAAGGCACGCCCAGGGCGTCCATAGGGCGTGTGCCCGAGGCTTGACGGCCAGGCCCCGGGAGGGTATGGTGAACTTACCGACCGGTCGGTGAGCTATGGTGACCACCACGAAAGACCGCATCCTGGAGGAAGCCGCAAAGCTCTTCACGGAAAAGGGCTACGAGGCTACCAGCGTCCAGGACCTGGCCGAGGCCTTGGGGCTTTCCAAGGCCGCCCTCTACCACCACTTTCGCAGCAAGGAGGAGATCCTCTACGAGGTGAGCCTCCTGGCCCTACGGGGCCTGGTGGAAGCCGGGGAAAGGGCCCTGAAGGAGCCCGACCCCAAAAGGGCCCTCCTCGCCTTCATGCAGGGCCATGCCCGCTTCTTCGAGGAGAACTACCCCTTCTTCGTAACCATGCTGCAGGGCATCAAAAGCCTCTCCCCCGAGCGGCGGGCCCAGACGGTGGCGCTCCGCGACCGGCACGAGGACAACCTGCGCCGGATCCTGCGCTGGGGGATGGAGCAGGGGGCCTTCCGCAAGGTGGATGTAGCCCTCACCGGGCGGGCCATCCTCTCCATGCTCAACTGGATGATCCGCTGGTTCCGCCCCGGAGGCCCCATGCGGGCGGGGGAGGTGGCGGGGTTCTACTGCGACCTGATCCTAAGGGGGCTCGAAGATGGCGATTCCTGAACACAAGGAGATCCGCGAGCTGGCGAGGCGCTTCCTGGAAGAAGCCCGCCCAGTCCTCGCCGCCCACGAGGAAAAGGAAGCTTTCCCCTGGCCCCTGGCCCAGAAGATGGGGGACCTGGGCTTCCTGGGGGTCTTTGCCCCGGAGGAGCTGGGCGGGGCGGGGCTGGACTTCTGGGCCTACGTCGCCCTCTTGGAGGAGCTCGGGGGCTATGCCTCCTTGCGCTCCATCCTCTCCGTGCAACAAAGCCTGGTCCTCACGCCTCTCCTTACCTTCGGGACCGAGGGGCAAAAGCGCCGCTACGTCCCCCGCCTGGCCCGGGGGGAGATCCTAGGGGCCTACGCCCTCACCGAGCCCGAGGCGGGCTCCGATGCGGGAAGCCTGCGCACGCGGGCCTACCGGAACGGGGATCACTACGTGCTGGAGGGGCAGAAGACCTTCATCTCCCACGCCAACGTAGCCGAGGTCTTCCTCGTCTTCGCCAAGACCGATCCCGAAAGGGGGAACCGGGGCATCACCGCCTTCTTGGTGGAGCGGGAAGACGGGGTACGGACCACGCCCCTGAAGGGCAAACTGGGGTTAAGGGCGGCAGACACGGGGATGGTCTTCCTGGAGGGGGTGCGCGTTCCCCGGGACCGGGTCCTGGGAGGGGAGGGTGAGGGCTTTAAGGTCGCCCTGGCGACCTTGGACACCGGCCGGGTCTCCCTGGCGGCGGGAGCGGTGGGGCTCATGCAAAGGGCTTTGGGCCTTTCCCTGCGTTATGCCCAGGAAAGGCGCCAGTTTGGCCGCCCCATCGCCGCTTTCCAGCTGGTCCAGGCTCACCTGGCGGAGATGAAGCTGGACCTCGAGGCCAGCCGCCTCCTCACCTACCAGGCGGTGGCCAAAAAGCTCCAAGGGGAAAGGTACACCCTGGAGGCCAGCATGGCCAAGCTCTTCGCCTCCGAGGCCGCCAACCGGGTGGCCTACCGGGCGGTCCAGATCCACGGGGGCTACGGCTTTTTCGAGGAGTACGAGGTGGCCCGGCTCTACCGGGACGCCCGCATCCTCACCCTCTACGAGGGGACGAGCGAGATCCAGAAGCTGGTGATCGGGGCCCACCTGACGGGGATACGGGCCTTTGGCGGTCATGGGGAGGCTTGAGGGCAAAACCCTTCTGGTGACGGGAGCGGCCCACGGCATCGGCCGTGCAGCCCTGGAGCTTTTCGCCTCGGAGGGAGCCAGGCTGGTGGCAGTGGACGTGGAGGAGGAGGCCCTCGCCGAAGGGGTGGCCCGGCTGGAGGCCGAGGCCCTGGCGGTCCCCGCGGACGTGGCCGACCCCGAAGGGGTGGAAAGGGCCTTTGGGGAGGCCCTGGAGGAGTTCGGGGTGCTCCACGGGGTGGCCCACTTCGCCGGCATCGCCCACGCCGCCCTCTCCTGGAACCTATCCTTGGCTGACTGGGAGCAGGTTATGCGGGTCAACCTCACGGGAAGCTTCCTGGTGGCGAGGAGGGCAGGAGAGGTGATGAGGGAAGGAAGCCTGGTCCTCACCAGCTCGGTGGCCGCCCTGGGAGCCTTTGGCCTGGCCCACTACGCCGCAGGCAAGGCCGCCCTCCTGGGCCTGGTCCGCACCCTGGCCCTGGAGCTTGCCCCCAGGGGCCTCCGGGTAAACGCCCTGGTACCCGGCCTTATAGAGACACGCATGACCGCGGGGCTTCGCCCGTGGGCCCGGGAGCAGGAGGTGGAAGCCTCCCCCCTCAAGCGGGCGGGGAGGCCGGAGGAGGTGGCCCAAGCAGCCCTCTTCCTCCTCTCCGACGAAAGCTGCTTTCTCACGGGCCAGGCCCTCTTTGTGGACGGGGGTAGGTCCCTGGTGGGCCCTCCGGGGCTTCCCCCAGGGTTTGGCAGGAGGTGAGAGGATGCCCATGTACTTTGAGGACTTTGCGGTAGGGCAAAGGTTCACCACGGCAGGGCGCACGGTCACGGAGGCTGACGTGGTGAACTTCGCCGGGGTTTCCGGGGACTACAACCCCATCCACACCGACGCGGAGTTCGCCAAGGACACCCCCTTCGGCCAGCGCATCGCCCACGGGCTTCTGGCGCTGGCCATGCTCACCGGACTCCGCCAGCGTACCGGGGCCACGGACGGCACCCTCATCGCCTGGCTGGAGATCCGCAACTACCGCTTCCTCAAGCCCGTCCTCATCGGTGACACCATCCGCGGGGAGACGGAGATCGTGGAGAAGCGGGAGACCTCCAAGCCCGACCGGGGGATCGTGGTCCAGCGGGTGCGGGTCCTGAACCAGAGGGAGGAGGTGGTGCAGGAGGGGGAGTTCGTGACCATGATCCGGAGGCGGCCCCAAGGGCCATGAGCCCCTTTACCCGGTGGTTCCAGGTGGAGGTCCTGCGGCGGGAGGGGGGCGAGGCGGAGCTCAGGCTTCCCGTGCGGGAAGAGTTCCTCCAGGGAAGAGGGGTGGTGCACGGGGGCATTCTGGCTGCCCTTTTGGACACCGCCCTGGGTAACGCCGTGGGGAGCCTGGGGGTAGAGGTGGTGACCGCAGAACTTTCCGTGAGCTACCTCAAGCCCGTGCG encodes:
- a CDS encoding TRAP transporter permease → MLLSAALGLGLVLYYLFGTPLTGRALLDFSYYWLLVALFLPLTFLLFPGQGGEARPRGYDYALGLGTLGAGALLAWHGPSMVLRPWTNPEAPWQVGLALFLLLAVLEGGRRVGGLGFSLVALLLAAYPLVAPYMPGLLWGPPLPWTEVLGYAIYSTQGLLGLPMRTVGELLVGFLILAAFLVATGAGEVFLKVASALFGWTRGGAAKVSVVASGFFGSLSGSILSNVASTGSLTIPAMIRSGFGRAYAAGVEACASTGGVLMPPVMGAVAFVMASLLGIPYGQVVAAAVIPSFLYYLSLFAHVDLYAAKHGLRGLPRAELPPLARSLREGLPFLLVLGFLVFALLYLRLERLAPFYALAALLPLLLLQGKLSWANLHRGLVASASLVSQTLALILPVGLILAGLVGTGVAPALTGALVQMGQANLFLVLLVGVAIAFLLGMAGVMVAAYILLAVTLAPALVRLGEFVPLAVHLFIAYWSMLSAITPPVAVAAFLAARLAGAHPMAAGLEAVKLGLAIYFLPFFFLFEPALILHGDAVSVLYHIPLAALGILLLVGGLEGQLWGLGPLPLWTRPLYVVGGILLAVPETLTSLLAAPALLAASLWLWSRRRATTRKKAPLGGSSENKR
- a CDS encoding TetR/AcrR family transcriptional regulator, with protein sequence MVTTTKDRILEEAAKLFTEKGYEATSVQDLAEALGLSKAALYHHFRSKEEILYEVSLLALRGLVEAGERALKEPDPKRALLAFMQGHARFFEENYPFFVTMLQGIKSLSPERRAQTVALRDRHEDNLRRILRWGMEQGAFRKVDVALTGRAILSMLNWMIRWFRPGGPMRAGEVAGFYCDLILRGLEDGDS
- a CDS encoding TAXI family TRAP transporter solute-binding subunit, with the protein product MRSADLGVQSARGVRMFVIPSVYYTRADVSEDLVYHLVKWLDENHALYREKHAMARFQTLESLRFVVENMAVPLHPGTVRYLREKGLWTQEMERRQQATVRLVDQYTTLYERAVELARARRVSTDPASEAWQRFWRDFLAQNRVPRFSEAWRP
- a CDS encoding SDR family NAD(P)-dependent oxidoreductase encodes the protein MGRLEGKTLLVTGAAHGIGRAALELFASEGARLVAVDVEEEALAEGVARLEAEALAVPADVADPEGVERAFGEALEEFGVLHGVAHFAGIAHAALSWNLSLADWEQVMRVNLTGSFLVARRAGEVMREGSLVLTSSVAALGAFGLAHYAAGKAALLGLVRTLALELAPRGLRVNALVPGLIETRMTAGLRPWAREQEVEASPLKRAGRPEEVAQAALFLLSDESCFLTGQALFVDGGRSLVGPPGLPPGFGRR
- the miaB gene encoding tRNA (N6-isopentenyl adenosine(37)-C2)-methylthiotransferase MiaB, whose translation is MRAHIITFGCQMNEYDSHLVASELVSLGWELVESVEEADFVLVNTCAVRGKPVEKVRSLLGQLRKEKERRGLLIGLMGCLAQLDEGQQMARKFGVDVLLGPGALTSLPEALKGNERFWDFTFKEDLLDYIPPPPKGALSAHVTIIRGCNHHCTYCIVPTTRGPEVSRHPDLILKEIEQLRAAGVVEVTLLGQNVNSYGKDQPGFPSFAELLRLVGRMGIPRVRFLTSHPVNFTDDILEAIAETPAITRYIHLPVQSGSDRVLRRMAREYRRAHYLERIRRICEVLPDAVLSTDIIVGFPGETEEDFQETLSLYDEVGYDQAYMFIYSPRPGTPAYRHFQDLPREVKVERLKRLIEKQKEWSYRRNLGWVGKTVEVLVRGAAKEEGFVQGHDRGNHPVLLPAAQAPVPGLYRVEIRQATPHLLFGEVVGAEAPAPIPLPVA
- a CDS encoding MaoC/PaaZ C-terminal domain-containing protein, with the protein product MPMYFEDFAVGQRFTTAGRTVTEADVVNFAGVSGDYNPIHTDAEFAKDTPFGQRIAHGLLALAMLTGLRQRTGATDGTLIAWLEIRNYRFLKPVLIGDTIRGETEIVEKRETSKPDRGIVVQRVRVLNQREEVVQEGEFVTMIRRRPQGP
- a CDS encoding PaaI family thioesterase encodes the protein MSPFTRWFQVEVLRREGGEAELRLPVREEFLQGRGVVHGGILAALLDTALGNAVGSLGVEVVTAELSVSYLKPVRGGVLHARGYVLHAGGRLFHAAGEALLEGERVAWAKGLFYRVG
- a CDS encoding thiamine pyrophosphate-binding protein, giving the protein MKARESAHRWLQEREISFVFGNPGSTELPFLLGLEKASRYVLALHEGVAVAMAEGYAQASGQVAFVNLHAAPGLGNAIGALYSALKNRSPLLVTVGHQDRRHLFREPLLSGPLLEMARSVSKAVWEVHRGEDLPEALERAYHLALTPPRGPVVAVLPMDLWEEEAAPPRLKTLLPPGAPQGLEALASALSRAENPALILGGGSQAPAARKAALRLVEALPAVVFSDPIGPRHPFPTSHPLYRGVLPPVAAQLRNQLAPHDLVLVVGAPCFLLYPYTPGPPIPEGSHVVLLTDDPAEAARAEAHEVYLGDVAEGLRLLAGAVRPSGRPWPSRPPSPPSPPAPLPSGPRGLNPLYVVERLAQALTGRFVVDEAISLSPPFRKALKVEEGRYLHSASGGLGFAPAAAVGAALAGEAVAAVVGDGAFLFAPQALYTAKVHGLDVAFIVLNNAGYGILKGFAEALYPGQGERVPGLSLSGVDFLLLAQAFGVQGWRADTPEALEEGLAYMGQGPFLLEIRLDPTPHRIF
- a CDS encoding acyl-CoA dehydrogenase family protein, producing MAIPEHKEIRELARRFLEEARPVLAAHEEKEAFPWPLAQKMGDLGFLGVFAPEELGGAGLDFWAYVALLEELGGYASLRSILSVQQSLVLTPLLTFGTEGQKRRYVPRLARGEILGAYALTEPEAGSDAGSLRTRAYRNGDHYVLEGQKTFISHANVAEVFLVFAKTDPERGNRGITAFLVEREDGVRTTPLKGKLGLRAADTGMVFLEGVRVPRDRVLGGEGEGFKVALATLDTGRVSLAAGAVGLMQRALGLSLRYAQERRQFGRPIAAFQLVQAHLAEMKLDLEASRLLTYQAVAKKLQGERYTLEASMAKLFASEAANRVAYRAVQIHGGYGFFEEYEVARLYRDARILTLYEGTSEIQKLVIGAHLTGIRAFGGHGEA